A genomic region of Mycolicibacterium poriferae contains the following coding sequences:
- a CDS encoding TetR family transcriptional regulator: MNTGDEPGLRERKKLRTRETVRREAFRLFESNGYAQTTVDQIAEAADVSPRTFFRYFPTKESVLFSDDLLAPIIEAFLAAPAELSTVAAYRHAAAEVFTSMAGPEFDYVIARQRLLYSLPEAKGALWVEHVKAIRLLTQAIAQRLNRPEPDEQLQVTAGAIIGVYMAVSDDAPTPGAAFLQALDTLDKSLSG, from the coding sequence GTGAACACCGGCGACGAGCCTGGGCTGCGCGAACGCAAGAAGCTCCGCACCCGGGAGACGGTCCGGCGCGAAGCTTTCCGGCTCTTCGAGTCGAACGGTTACGCGCAGACCACCGTCGACCAGATCGCGGAGGCTGCGGATGTCTCGCCACGGACGTTCTTCCGCTACTTCCCCACCAAGGAGTCCGTGCTGTTCTCCGACGACCTGCTGGCGCCGATCATCGAGGCGTTCCTGGCCGCGCCGGCGGAGCTGTCGACCGTCGCCGCCTACCGGCATGCGGCCGCCGAGGTGTTCACCTCGATGGCCGGGCCCGAGTTCGATTACGTGATCGCACGCCAGCGACTTCTGTACTCGCTGCCCGAGGCCAAGGGCGCATTGTGGGTCGAGCATGTCAAAGCCATCCGGCTGCTCACTCAGGCGATCGCCCAGCGGCTGAACCGCCCTGAACCCGACGAACAGTTGCAGGTGACCGCCGGCGCGATCATCGGGGTGTACATGGCCGTGTCCGATGACGCACCGACGCCCGGCGCGGCATTCCTGCAGGCGCTCGACACACTCGACAAGAGCCTGAGCGGCTGA
- a CDS encoding sensor domain-containing diguanylate cyclase → MSTQAADDRSVADETERLLTLESFTILDTPPEPAFDDLTALAADLCGAPASAVSLVDTDRQWFKSRHGFDLTETSRELSFCERIKPSDASVVEVYDARVDPRFADHPMVVGAPHVRFYAGAPLVLADGTVLGTLCVFGPEPLSLTERQRRHLAALARQVVSQLELRRQARRFAAEARARLVADAALREQQRMLNGVLEHTDVLIYAKDIEGRFVMSNRALEQIAPAHSSLLGLTDHDLFDQQTADDYRRNDARIMGARESQVFSEEVVHPDGTVHTYRSTKFPLIDEAGEVLGVGGVSTDVTELTAARAAHAEAEHHWRALIEQSPIAVTMVDADGVIVFANTEAALLFGSPNVSEVLSRPMDQFIPSGDRGAAQIMVTDILAGKLELRAHRGTLRRLDGEIITIELNARAVDQGGLRIVQFEFRDMTALAKTYDELRHSAYTDPLTGVLNRRAWDDRMRAILDDAQHAGALLIIAVVDLDNFKLYNDSHGHEAGDALLQAFTTVAVSSLRHTDVFARWGGEEFLIALPQTTVDQSREILDRIRGCVPAGQTCSIGYTDYRGPEPLADTLARADKALYLAKSLGRNQVAGT, encoded by the coding sequence TTGAGCACCCAGGCCGCTGATGACCGCTCCGTCGCCGACGAGACGGAGCGCTTGCTGACGCTCGAGTCCTTCACGATCCTCGACACGCCGCCGGAACCGGCATTCGACGATCTGACGGCGCTAGCCGCGGATCTGTGCGGAGCGCCCGCGTCGGCGGTGAGCCTCGTCGACACCGACCGGCAATGGTTCAAGTCGCGCCACGGCTTCGACCTGACCGAGACGTCTCGCGAGCTGTCGTTCTGCGAACGCATCAAGCCCAGCGACGCCTCGGTGGTCGAGGTGTACGACGCGCGCGTCGATCCCCGGTTCGCCGATCACCCGATGGTCGTGGGCGCGCCCCATGTCCGGTTCTACGCCGGGGCTCCCCTCGTGCTCGCCGACGGCACCGTGCTGGGCACGCTGTGCGTATTCGGACCCGAGCCGCTGTCGCTGACCGAGCGGCAGCGCCGTCATCTGGCGGCGCTGGCGCGTCAGGTCGTCAGCCAGCTCGAGCTGCGGCGGCAGGCCCGCCGGTTCGCCGCCGAGGCCCGCGCCCGACTGGTGGCCGACGCCGCGCTGCGGGAGCAACAGCGGATGCTCAACGGGGTCCTCGAGCACACCGACGTACTGATCTACGCCAAAGACATCGAGGGGCGCTTCGTGATGAGCAACCGGGCGCTGGAGCAGATCGCACCCGCGCATTCGTCGTTGCTGGGCCTGACCGACCACGACCTTTTCGACCAGCAGACCGCCGATGACTATCGCCGCAACGACGCCCGCATCATGGGCGCCCGGGAATCGCAGGTCTTCAGCGAAGAGGTCGTCCATCCAGATGGGACGGTGCACACCTATCGATCGACGAAGTTCCCGTTGATCGATGAAGCCGGTGAGGTCCTCGGGGTGGGCGGGGTGTCCACCGACGTCACGGAGTTAACCGCCGCCAGGGCCGCGCACGCCGAGGCTGAGCACCACTGGCGGGCCTTGATCGAGCAATCACCGATCGCCGTCACCATGGTCGACGCCGACGGCGTCATCGTGTTCGCCAACACCGAGGCCGCGCTGCTGTTCGGGTCCCCGAACGTGAGCGAGGTCCTGTCCCGACCCATGGATCAATTCATCCCCTCCGGGGATCGCGGCGCGGCGCAAATCATGGTCACCGACATCTTGGCCGGCAAGCTCGAGCTCCGAGCGCATCGGGGGACGCTGCGGCGGCTGGACGGCGAGATCATCACGATCGAGCTCAACGCCCGTGCTGTCGACCAGGGCGGTCTGCGCATCGTGCAGTTCGAGTTCCGCGACATGACGGCGTTGGCCAAGACTTATGACGAGCTGAGGCATTCGGCCTACACCGACCCACTCACGGGCGTGCTGAACAGGCGCGCGTGGGACGACCGGATGCGCGCCATCCTCGACGACGCTCAGCACGCCGGTGCGCTGTTGATCATCGCCGTCGTCGACCTCGACAACTTCAAGCTCTACAACGACAGTCACGGGCACGAGGCCGGTGATGCTCTGCTGCAGGCGTTCACCACGGTGGCCGTGTCGTCGCTGCGTCACACCGACGTCTTCGCCCGATGGGGCGGAGAGGAATTTCTCATCGCCCTCCCTCAGACTACCGTCGACCAGTCCCGCGAGATCCTCGACCGGATCCGCGGTTGTGTGCCCGCGGGCCAGACCTGTTCCATCGGCTACACCGACTACCGCGGTCCGGAGCCGCTGGCCGACACCCTGGCTCGTGCCGACAAAGCCCTGTACCTGGCGAAGAGCCTCGGCCGCAACCAGGTCGCCGGCACGTGA